The Roseococcus microcysteis genome contains a region encoding:
- a CDS encoding D-2-hydroxyacid dehydrogenase, with protein MAPLLLLWHDNTAPYRRALEEAGVAGRFRIQELKRAETPDAALLAEAEGLLAWGAPPGLLSRMPKLRWVQALTAGVENWIGRPDLAAGVTLCCARGTHRVQMPENILGALFHITKPYHAAAMDQRESRWTRRVATTLAGRTLGILGLGAIGVELARKAAALEMRVIGTRRSPGAVPHVEQVFGPEDTDAVLAQSDFVLLLLPATPETDNLMNAARIGRMKRDAWLINFGRGSAIVDEDLVQALKEGVIAGAVLDVFREEPLPQSHPFWTTPNCVVLPHIGGLHPERDKVVAALFAENARRLLAGEALSQAVDPKLGY; from the coding sequence ATGGCCCCGCTTCTGCTTCTCTGGCACGACAACACCGCCCCGTATCGCCGCGCCTTGGAAGAGGCCGGCGTGGCGGGGCGTTTCCGCATCCAGGAGCTGAAGCGGGCCGAGACGCCTGACGCTGCCCTTCTGGCCGAGGCGGAGGGGCTGCTCGCCTGGGGCGCCCCACCCGGCCTGTTGTCACGGATGCCCAAGCTGCGTTGGGTGCAGGCGCTGACGGCGGGCGTGGAGAACTGGATCGGCCGGCCTGATCTCGCTGCCGGCGTGACACTGTGCTGCGCGCGCGGCACCCATCGCGTGCAGATGCCCGAGAACATCCTGGGCGCGCTCTTCCACATCACGAAGCCCTATCACGCCGCCGCCATGGACCAGCGCGAATCGCGCTGGACGCGGCGCGTGGCGACGACCTTGGCGGGAAGGACGCTGGGCATATTGGGGCTGGGCGCCATCGGCGTGGAACTGGCGCGCAAGGCGGCCGCGCTGGAGATGCGCGTCATCGGCACCCGCCGCAGCCCCGGCGCCGTGCCGCATGTGGAACAGGTCTTCGGGCCGGAGGACACGGATGCCGTGCTGGCGCAGTCCGACTTCGTGCTGCTGCTGCTGCCCGCCACGCCCGAGACCGACAACCTCATGAACGCCGCGCGAATCGGGCGGATGAAGCGCGACGCCTGGCTGATCAACTTCGGCCGCGGCTCGGCCATCGTGGACGAGGACCTCGTCCAGGCGCTGAAGGAGGGCGTGATCGCGGGCGCGGTGCTGGACGTCTTCCGCGAGGAACCGCTGCCCCAGAGCCACCCCTTCTGGACCACGCCCAACTGCGTGGTGCTGCCCCATATCGGCGGGCTCCACCCGGAGCGCGACAAGGTGGTGGCCGCCCTCTTCGCCGAGAATGCGCGGCGCCTGCTGGCCGGCGAGGCGCTGTCCCAGGCGGTGGACCCGAAGCTGGGTTACTGA
- a CDS encoding DEAD/DEAH box helicase, translated as MTTFAEMNLNPLLLRALEEAGYTTPTPIQTKAIPTVLSGRDVLGIAQTGTGKTAAFALPILHRLAETPGRPPKGGCRVLVLSPTRELASQIADSFKAYGKHMGFSVATIFGGVGHAPQQRALARGVDVVVATPGRLLDHMNSRAARLDHTQILVLDEADQMLDRGFLPAIRQVVRAVPTDRTTLFFSATMPPDIAKLAADMLREPVRIEVTPVATTAERVNQRCIILEGGQKRTTLAKLLKEDGVGRVLVFARTKHGADKIVKSLEQDGLQANAIHGNKGQSQRERALAEFKSGRAPILVATDIAARGIDVPDVTHVIQHELPEVPETYVHRIGRTARAGASGQAIALVAPDEIGLLRAIERTTRQKIDTSDIRTDRSRPLDDRATPARPQRGRPGPQRPAKPAPAARRVATTGRSAAPPRAAS; from the coding sequence ATGACCACTTTCGCTGAAATGAACCTCAACCCGCTGCTGCTGCGCGCGCTGGAAGAGGCCGGTTACACCACCCCCACCCCCATCCAGACCAAGGCCATCCCGACCGTGCTGTCGGGCCGTGACGTGCTGGGCATCGCCCAGACCGGCACCGGCAAGACCGCCGCCTTCGCCCTGCCCATCCTGCACCGCCTGGCCGAGACGCCGGGCCGCCCGCCCAAGGGCGGTTGCCGCGTGCTGGTGCTGAGCCCGACGCGCGAGCTCGCCAGCCAGATCGCCGACAGCTTCAAGGCCTATGGCAAGCATATGGGCTTTTCCGTCGCCACCATCTTCGGCGGCGTGGGCCATGCGCCCCAGCAGCGGGCGCTGGCCCGCGGCGTGGACGTGGTGGTGGCCACCCCCGGCCGCCTGCTGGACCACATGAACAGCCGCGCCGCGCGCCTGGATCACACCCAGATCCTGGTGCTGGACGAGGCCGACCAGATGCTGGACCGCGGCTTCCTGCCCGCCATCCGGCAGGTCGTCCGCGCGGTGCCGACGGACCGCACCACGCTGTTCTTCTCGGCCACCATGCCGCCCGACATCGCGAAGCTCGCCGCCGACATGCTGCGCGAGCCGGTGCGGATCGAGGTGACGCCCGTCGCCACCACGGCCGAGCGCGTGAACCAGCGCTGCATCATCCTGGAAGGCGGGCAGAAGCGCACGACGCTGGCCAAGCTGCTCAAGGAAGACGGCGTGGGCCGCGTGCTGGTCTTCGCCCGCACCAAGCATGGCGCGGACAAGATCGTGAAGTCGCTGGAGCAGGATGGCCTGCAGGCCAATGCCATCCATGGCAACAAGGGCCAGTCCCAGCGGGAACGCGCCCTGGCCGAGTTCAAGTCCGGCCGCGCGCCCATCCTGGTGGCGACCGATATCGCGGCGCGCGGCATTGACGTGCCGGATGTGACGCATGTCATCCAGCATGAGCTGCCGGAAGTGCCCGAGACCTACGTCCACCGCATCGGCCGCACCGCGCGCGCTGGTGCTTCGGGCCAGGCCATCGCGCTGGTGGCGCCGGACGAGATCGGCCTGCTGCGCGCCATCGAGCGCACCACGCGGCAGAAGATCGACACCTCGGACATCCGCACGGACCGCTCCCGCCCGCTGGATGACCGCGCCACCCCCGCCCGCCCGCAGCGTGGCCGCCCCGGGCCGCAGCGCCCGGCCAAGCCCGCCCCCGCGGCGAGGCGCGTGGCGACCACCGGGAGGAGCGCAGCTCCGCCCCGCGCAGCTTCGTGA
- a CDS encoding DMT family transporter, whose translation MSSIAPPSRILVGILFMVTAGLLFPVMGGFAKLLGQDYSSLQISWARAFGHILFLSALFMPRMGLALFRTKRPGLQLARSSMLFTSNLCFFYAIAFIPLAKAAAISLAAPLIVALLAWPMLKERTTWGRVIALLIGFVGVLVVIRPGTALFHWASLFILTSATAYGVYQILTRLIASSDSPETSALYSAFVGGFGMLVVLPFVWLTPASLLDVGLFIGVGVLGALGHYCVARAFGYAPANIISPFQYFQLLGSVAVGWLLFTEFPDSMTWLGAAIICGAGLYIGWSQTRRRPA comes from the coding sequence GTGAGTAGCATCGCCCCCCCGTCCCGCATCCTCGTCGGCATCCTCTTCATGGTCACCGCGGGACTGCTGTTCCCCGTCATGGGAGGCTTCGCGAAGCTTCTGGGGCAGGACTACTCCTCGCTGCAGATCTCCTGGGCGCGGGCCTTCGGGCACATCCTGTTCCTCTCCGCGCTCTTCATGCCGCGGATGGGGCTGGCATTGTTCCGCACCAAGCGGCCGGGGCTGCAGCTGGCGCGGTCCTCCATGCTCTTCACCTCGAACCTGTGCTTTTTCTACGCCATCGCCTTCATCCCGCTGGCCAAGGCGGCCGCCATCTCGCTGGCGGCACCACTGATCGTGGCCCTGCTGGCCTGGCCGATGCTGAAGGAACGGACCACCTGGGGGCGCGTGATCGCGCTGCTGATCGGCTTCGTGGGTGTGCTGGTGGTGATCCGGCCCGGAACGGCACTGTTCCACTGGGCTTCCCTCTTCATCCTGACCAGCGCCACCGCCTATGGCGTCTACCAGATCCTGACGCGGCTGATCGCGAGTTCGGATTCGCCCGAGACCTCCGCCCTCTATTCCGCCTTCGTGGGCGGCTTCGGCATGCTGGTGGTGCTGCCCTTCGTCTGGCTGACGCCCGCGAGCCTGCTCGATGTGGGGCTGTTCATCGGGGTGGGGGTGCTGGGGGCGCTCGGCCACTACTGCGTCGCGCGGGCCTTCGGCTACGCGCCGGCCAACATCATCTCGCCCTTCCAGTATTTCCAGCTGCTGGGCTCGGTGGCGGTGGGCTGGCTGCTGTTCACCGAATTCCCCGACAGCATGACTTGGCTGGGGGCCGCCATCATCTGCGGGGCGGGGCTGTATATCGGCTGGAGCCAGACGCGGCGGCGGCCGGCGTGA
- the rplJ gene encoding 50S ribosomal protein L10 produces MDRTEKRAFVESLVGVFGETSFVLVAQNKGLTVAAVDDLRRKMRAAGATYKVAKNRLATRALDGTRFQGIAPLLKGPTALAWSTDPVAVAKTAVEFAKTNDKFVILGGALGTQNLAPEGVKALAELPSLETLRAGLVGLIQTPATRIAGVLQAPGGQMARVLKAYAEKDAA; encoded by the coding sequence TTGGACCGCACGGAAAAGCGCGCGTTCGTCGAGTCCCTGGTCGGCGTCTTCGGTGAGACATCCTTCGTGCTCGTCGCCCAGAACAAGGGTCTGACGGTCGCGGCGGTGGATGATCTGCGCCGGAAGATGCGGGCCGCGGGCGCGACGTACAAGGTCGCGAAGAACCGGCTGGCCACTCGCGCCCTCGACGGCACCCGCTTCCAGGGCATCGCGCCGCTGCTGAAGGGTCCGACCGCGCTTGCGTGGTCGACGGACCCTGTGGCGGTGGCGAAGACCGCCGTGGAGTTCGCCAAGACGAACGACAAGTTCGTGATCCTGGGCGGTGCGCTCGGCACCCAGAACCTGGCCCCCGAAGGGGTCAAGGCGCTGGCCGAGCTGCCGTCTCTGGAGACGCTGCGCGCGGGGCTTGTGGGTCTGATCCAGACCCCGGCCACGCGGATCGCCGGGGTGCTGCAGGCACCTGGCGGGCAGATGGCGCGGGTGCTGAAGGCCTATGCGGAGAAGGACGCCGCGTGA
- the nusG gene encoding transcription termination/antitermination protein NusG: MADKRWYVVHVYSGFEKKIAEQIRAQAAKSGLADRIDDILVPTEQVTEVRRGQKVDAERKFFPGYVLVKMEMTDDTWHLVRDTPKVTGFLGARNKPQPITEAEAMRIVNAVQEGAEKPRRPAVLFEVGEQVRVSDGPFTSFNGTVEEVDEEKGRVKVSVSIFGRSTPVELEYGQVEKL, encoded by the coding sequence ATGGCCGACAAGCGTTGGTATGTGGTGCATGTCTATTCGGGCTTCGAAAAGAAGATCGCCGAGCAGATTCGCGCGCAGGCGGCCAAATCCGGCCTCGCGGACCGGATCGACGACATCCTGGTGCCGACCGAGCAGGTGACCGAGGTGCGCCGCGGCCAGAAGGTGGACGCCGAGCGCAAGTTCTTCCCGGGCTATGTCCTGGTGAAGATGGAAATGACCGACGACACCTGGCACCTGGTGCGCGACACGCCCAAGGTCACGGGCTTCCTGGGCGCGCGCAACAAGCCCCAGCCGATCACCGAGGCCGAGGCGATGCGCATCGTCAACGCCGTGCAGGAGGGGGCCGAGAAGCCCCGCCGCCCCGCGGTGCTCTTCGAGGTGGGCGAGCAGGTGCGCGTCTCCGACGGCCCCTTCACCAGCTTCAACGGCACGGTGGAAGAGGTGGACGAGGAGAAGGGCCGCGTGAAGGTCAGCGTGTCCATCTTCGGCCGCTCCACCCCCGTGGAGCTGGAATACGGGCAGGTCGAGAAGCTTTAG
- the rplA gene encoding 50S ribosomal protein L1 — protein sequence MAKMTKRMKALSAQVDGAKLYPLEEAIALAKANAKAKFDESIEISMNLGIDPRHADQMVRGVVGLPNGTGKTVRVGVFARGPKAEEALAAGADVVGADDLAAAVQEGKIDFDRCIATPDMMALVGRLGKVLGPRGLMPNPKLGTVTMDVKGAVTAAKAGQVEFRAEKAGIVHAGIGKASFDADKLLDNARAFVDAIQKSRPTGAKGTYVKKVAVSSTMGPGVKVDVSTIGAG from the coding sequence ATGGCAAAGATGACCAAGCGCATGAAGGCCCTCTCCGCCCAGGTGGACGGCGCCAAGCTCTACCCGCTGGAGGAAGCCATCGCCCTGGCCAAGGCCAATGCGAAGGCCAAGTTCGACGAGAGCATCGAGATCTCGATGAACCTCGGCATTGACCCGCGCCATGCCGACCAGATGGTCCGCGGCGTGGTGGGCCTGCCCAACGGCACCGGCAAAACGGTTCGCGTGGGCGTCTTCGCCCGCGGCCCGAAGGCCGAGGAGGCGCTGGCCGCCGGCGCCGACGTGGTGGGCGCCGATGACCTGGCCGCCGCCGTGCAGGAAGGCAAGATCGACTTCGACCGCTGCATCGCGACGCCGGACATGATGGCGCTGGTCGGTCGCCTCGGTAAGGTGCTGGGCCCGCGCGGCCTGATGCCCAACCCCAAGCTCGGCACCGTCACCATGGACGTGAAGGGTGCCGTGACCGCCGCCAAGGCCGGTCAGGTGGAGTTCCGCGCCGAGAAGGCGGGGATCGTCCATGCCGGCATCGGCAAGGCGAGCTTCGACGCCGACAAGCTGCTGGACAACGCCCGCGCCTTCGTGGACGCCATCCAGAAGTCGCGCCCCACGGGCGCCAAGGGCACCTATGTGAAGAAGGTGGCCGTGTCCTCCACCATGGGTCCGGGCGTGAAGGTGGACGTCTCCACCATCGGCGCGGGCTGA
- the rplK gene encoding 50S ribosomal protein L11: MAKKIAGYIKLQIPAGKANPSPPVGPALGQRGLNIMQFVKEFNAATQQMEPGTPTPVVITAYTDRTFSFITKTPPNTYFLMKAAKIEKGSNTPGKGAMVGRVTKTQLREIAQVKMKDMNCTDVESAVRMLAGSARSMGMTVVEG, encoded by the coding sequence ATGGCAAAGAAGATCGCAGGCTACATCAAGCTGCAGATCCCGGCCGGCAAGGCGAACCCTTCGCCGCCGGTGGGCCCGGCGCTGGGTCAGCGCGGGCTGAACATCATGCAGTTCGTGAAGGAATTCAACGCGGCGACGCAGCAGATGGAGCCGGGCACCCCGACGCCTGTCGTCATCACGGCGTACACGGACCGCACCTTCTCCTTCATCACGAAGACCCCGCCCAACACCTACTTCCTGATGAAGGCGGCGAAGATCGAGAAGGGCAGCAACACGCCCGGCAAGGGCGCCATGGTGGGCCGCGTCACCAAGACGCAGCTGCGTGAGATCGCCCAGGTCAAGATGAAGGACATGAACTGCACCGACGTCGAGAGCGCGGTGCGGATGCTGGCCGGTTCCGCCCGTTCCATGGGCATGACCGTGGTGGAGGGCTGA
- a CDS encoding polysaccharide pyruvyl transferase family protein translates to MHVFVLNAGASVRTGLAGAELRIPDPEAFFGARGINTGDLLVYDATLRHLAATKVTQLGFAAAGERKHWPKEQPDITIIRGSNYLMEGLDFGHVVPLLRHLTGPVVALGVGAQAASYRRLSLPEGSVAFWRLVAEKSESLGVRGEYSAEVLAALGIRNTRIIGCPSFYRSGAPTRPIRPVQARTGRLGLTLNRHLQGEYTPSQGLSQIAQRRLLAEVARRPGSRLYAQGEREEMLLALGAPTRRAERLREVLGLHGLADDPRVAQLLGRHMAAHIDIDSWAEDLAAHVDMVLGLRLHGNVMALQQGIPAIPIVYDTRTREMAELFELPAIEMQLAGAMDLDMMLEGADFAPFEAAYARNFTIYRAFLEENRLAHRLDAGPARQPALTGGGETA, encoded by the coding sequence ATGCATGTCTTCGTCCTCAATGCCGGCGCCTCCGTGCGGACCGGGCTGGCGGGGGCGGAACTTCGCATCCCAGACCCCGAGGCCTTCTTCGGCGCGCGCGGCATCAACACCGGCGACTTGCTGGTCTATGACGCGACGCTGCGGCACCTGGCCGCCACCAAGGTCACGCAGCTGGGTTTCGCCGCGGCCGGCGAGCGGAAGCACTGGCCGAAGGAACAGCCGGACATCACGATCATCCGTGGCTCCAACTACCTCATGGAGGGGTTGGACTTCGGCCATGTGGTGCCCCTGCTGCGGCACCTGACCGGGCCGGTGGTGGCACTGGGGGTGGGCGCGCAGGCCGCCTCCTACCGCCGCCTGAGCCTGCCGGAAGGCTCGGTCGCCTTTTGGCGCCTGGTGGCGGAGAAATCCGAGAGCCTGGGTGTGCGGGGCGAGTATTCGGCCGAGGTGCTGGCCGCGCTCGGCATCCGCAACACGCGCATCATCGGCTGCCCGAGCTTTTACCGATCCGGCGCACCCACGCGTCCCATCCGTCCCGTGCAGGCCCGCACGGGGCGCCTGGGCCTGACGCTGAACCGGCACCTGCAGGGCGAATACACGCCGAGCCAGGGCCTCTCCCAGATCGCGCAGCGGCGCCTCCTGGCCGAGGTGGCCCGGCGCCCCGGCAGCCGTCTCTACGCCCAGGGTGAGCGGGAGGAGATGCTGCTGGCCCTGGGCGCGCCCACGCGACGCGCGGAGCGGCTGCGGGAGGTGCTGGGCCTGCACGGCCTTGCCGACGACCCCCGCGTGGCGCAGCTGCTGGGGCGACACATGGCGGCCCATATCGACATCGACAGCTGGGCCGAGGATCTGGCGGCCCATGTGGACATGGTGCTGGGGCTGCGGCTGCATGGCAATGTCATGGCGCTGCAACAGGGCATCCCCGCCATTCCCATCGTCTATGACACCCGCACGCGCGAGATGGCCGAGTTGTTCGAACTCCCCGCGATAGAGATGCAGCTCGCCGGCGCCATGGATCTGGACATGATGCTGGAGGGCGCGGATTTCGCGCCTTTCGAGGCGGCCTATGCGCGGAATTTCACGATCTACCGCGCCTTCCTGGAGGAGAACCGCCTGGCGCATCGGCTGGATGCGGGGCCGGCGCGGCAGCCCGCATTGACAGGGGGCGGCGAAACCGCTTGA
- the secE gene encoding preprotein translocase subunit SecE — protein sequence MAKPDPVQFVREVRQETSKVTWPTRKETLITTGLVLALSALAAVFFLIVDQIIQLLMGWVFGL from the coding sequence TTGGCCAAACCCGACCCCGTCCAGTTCGTCCGGGAAGTGCGGCAGGAGACCTCCAAGGTCACCTGGCCGACACGCAAGGAGACGCTCATCACCACTGGCCTGGTGCTGGCCCTGTCGGCGCTCGCGGCGGTGTTTTTCCTGATCGTGGACCAGATCATCCAGCTCCTGATGGGCTGGGTGTTCGGTCTGTGA
- the rplL gene encoding 50S ribosomal protein L7/L12, whose amino-acid sequence MADLAKLVDELSALTVLEAAELSKMLEEKWGVSAAAPVAVAAAPAAAAAPAAEAQTEFTVILAAGGDKKINVIKEIRTITGLGLKEAKDLVEGAPKTVKENVSKEEADKIKKVLEENGAKVEVK is encoded by the coding sequence ATGGCCGATCTCGCTAAGCTCGTTGACGAGCTGTCCGCCCTGACCGTCCTGGAGGCTGCCGAGCTCTCCAAGATGCTGGAAGAGAAGTGGGGCGTCTCCGCCGCCGCGCCGGTGGCCGTTGCCGCCGCGCCGGCCGCCGCCGCCGCCCCCGCCGCCGAGGCGCAGACCGAGTTCACCGTGATCCTCGCCGCCGGTGGCGACAAGAAGATCAACGTGATCAAGGAAATCCGCACGATCACCGGCCTGGGCCTGAAGGAAGCCAAGGACCTGGTCGAGGGCGCGCCGAAGACCGTGAAGGAAAACGTGTCGAAGGAAGAGGCGGACAAGATCAAGAAGGTGCTGGAAGAAAACGGCGCCAAGGTCGAAGTCAAGTAA
- the tuf gene encoding elongation factor Tu — protein sequence MAKAKFERNKPHCNIGTIGHVDHGKTSLTAAITKTLAKTGGATFTAYDQIDKAPEERARGITISTAHVEYETSNRHYAHVDCPGHADYVKNMITGAAQMDGAILVVSAADGPMPQTREHILLARQVGVPALVVFLNKMDMADPDLVELVEMEVRELLSSYQFPGDDIPIIKGSALCALEDKQPEIGEQAVLALMAAVDSYIPQPERAIDRPFLMPVEDVFSISGRGTVVTGRVERGVIKVGEEVEIVGLKDTVKTVVTGVEMFRKLLDQGQAGDNIGALLRGTKREDVERGQVLAAPGSIKPHSKFKAEAYILTKEEGGRHTPFFTNYRPQFYFRTTDVTGVVQLPEGVEMVMPGDNVSMDVELIAPIAMDEGLRFAIREGGRTVGAGVVASISK from the coding sequence ATGGCCAAGGCGAAGTTTGAGCGGAACAAGCCGCACTGCAACATTGGGACGATCGGCCATGTGGATCATGGCAAGACGTCATTGACGGCGGCTATCACGAAGACGCTGGCGAAGACGGGTGGTGCGACGTTCACGGCGTACGACCAGATTGACAAGGCGCCTGAGGAGCGTGCGCGCGGGATCACGATCTCGACGGCGCATGTGGAATACGAGACGTCGAACCGTCACTACGCGCATGTGGATTGCCCTGGCCACGCGGACTACGTGAAGAACATGATCACGGGTGCCGCGCAGATGGACGGCGCGATCCTGGTGGTGTCGGCGGCGGATGGCCCGATGCCGCAGACGCGTGAGCACATCCTGCTGGCGCGCCAGGTGGGCGTTCCCGCGCTGGTGGTGTTCCTGAACAAGATGGACATGGCGGACCCCGACCTGGTCGAGCTGGTGGAGATGGAGGTGCGCGAGCTGCTGTCCTCCTACCAGTTCCCTGGCGACGACATCCCCATCATCAAGGGCTCTGCGCTGTGCGCGCTGGAAGACAAGCAGCCTGAGATCGGTGAGCAGGCGGTGCTGGCGCTGATGGCGGCGGTGGACAGCTACATTCCGCAGCCCGAGCGCGCGATCGACCGTCCGTTCCTGATGCCTGTCGAGGACGTGTTCTCGATCTCGGGTCGCGGCACGGTGGTGACGGGCCGCGTGGAGCGGGGCGTGATCAAGGTCGGTGAGGAAGTCGAGATCGTGGGCCTGAAGGACACGGTGAAGACGGTCGTCACGGGCGTTGAGATGTTCCGCAAGCTGCTGGACCAGGGCCAGGCGGGCGACAACATCGGTGCGCTGCTGCGCGGCACGAAGCGCGAGGATGTGGAGCGTGGCCAGGTTCTGGCGGCGCCCGGTTCGATCAAGCCGCACTCGAAGTTCAAGGCCGAGGCGTACATCCTGACGAAGGAGGAGGGCGGTCGCCACACGCCGTTCTTCACGAACTACCGTCCGCAGTTCTACTTCCGCACGACCGACGTGACGGGCGTGGTGCAGCTGCCTGAGGGCGTCGAGATGGTGATGCCCGGCGACAACGTCTCGATGGACGTGGAGCTGATCGCGCCGATCGCGATGGATGAGGGCCTTCGTTTCGCGATCCGCGAGGGTGGCCGCACCGTGGGTGCGGGCGTCGTCGCCAGCATTTCGAAGTAA
- the lipB gene encoding lipoyl(octanoyl) transferase LipB, whose product MTNLSWTISEGLTPYPDALAAMEARVAAIRAGTAPECVWLVEHPPSYTAGTSAKPEELVETRFPAFAAGRGGQWTYHGPGQRTAYVMLDLTRAHGTVKPRDVRAYVHGLEEWMIRALDRFNIRGERREGRVGIWVVKPGNVECKIGAIGVRVTRWVSWHGIALNLEPDLSHFGGIIPCGIREHGVTSLHDLGVLATMEELDSALKSAWDEVFGEPESAQ is encoded by the coding sequence ATGACGAATCTCTCCTGGACCATCTCCGAGGGCCTGACCCCCTACCCCGATGCGCTCGCCGCCATGGAGGCCCGCGTGGCCGCCATCCGCGCCGGCACGGCCCCGGAATGCGTCTGGCTGGTCGAGCACCCGCCCAGCTACACCGCCGGCACCAGCGCCAAGCCCGAGGAGCTGGTCGAGACGCGCTTCCCCGCCTTCGCGGCCGGGCGCGGCGGGCAATGGACCTATCACGGCCCCGGCCAGCGCACCGCCTATGTCATGCTGGACCTGACGCGGGCGCATGGCACGGTGAAGCCGCGCGACGTGCGCGCCTATGTCCATGGCCTGGAGGAATGGATGATCCGGGCGCTCGACCGCTTCAACATCCGCGGCGAACGGCGCGAGGGCCGGGTGGGCATCTGGGTGGTGAAGCCCGGCAATGTGGAGTGCAAGATCGGCGCGATCGGCGTGCGCGTCACCCGCTGGGTCTCATGGCACGGCATCGCGCTGAACCTGGAGCCGGACCTGTCGCATTTCGGCGGCATCATCCCCTGCGGCATCCGCGAGCATGGCGTGACCAGCCTGCACGACCTCGGCGTGCTGGCCACCATGGAGGAGCTGGACAGCGCGCTGAAATCCGCCTGGGACGAGGTCTTCGGCGAGCCCGAGAGCGCTCAGTAA